Proteins encoded by one window of Anaerobaca lacustris:
- a CDS encoding right-handed parallel beta-helix repeat-containing protein gives MKHPSHSLSVVAVVVVSAVLALLAAGTGQVLAADFYVGGAGASDRNPGTASQPFATIQKAAGVAAAGDFVNIRSGVYRETVVPANSGAPGQPVTFQPDGDAEVTVSGADLVDGGWTVYSGQIYQKAIALPLTGYGEQITDNETLLANQVFVGGRMMIEARWPNLADSDDLLNRADFRPIAKDAWTARTGGTAILRDADIPEIPGGWAGGTIWYIGWYAPSTSTITGSSAGQIEFSSTASERFRDFYYLTGKLGALDAEKEWFYGGSKLYLWAPGGGAPKNVEVKRRNYAFDLSGKSNITIRNLDVFAATITTDATSADITLDGLRAKYISHFVTLPAKDVIYSHSDDSGIRLMGSNSVIRNSIVEYSAGHGIVLGGEGCVADNNLIHDISYGGTYCCAIFPAPGNARQTITGNTIYRTGRSGIDGVYSNKEIAYNDIYEFGLLNTDLGAIYSARNADLTGTRIHHNWLHDAGNDASHPFPVGAAIYFDQNAKPAQIDHNVFWNNHMNDVRLEQAKSPFHRVFNNTMASTDAKYWFAFHSYPGGSPENLNNNIYRTLIKPDKPGTNEMTAATDPRFTNAGAGGLKFRLRPDSPAIDRGAVIPCVTDGYVGSAPDIGAYEYGGEEWVTGCADELLSEVVFLKN, from the coding sequence ATGAAACACCCATCACATTCCCTATCAGTCGTTGCCGTCGTCGTCGTTTCGGCGGTGCTGGCTTTGCTGGCCGCCGGGACGGGGCAGGTGCTCGCCGCCGATTTCTACGTGGGCGGCGCCGGCGCCTCGGATCGCAACCCGGGCACGGCGTCACAACCCTTTGCGACAATCCAGAAGGCCGCCGGCGTGGCGGCGGCCGGCGATTTCGTCAACATCCGCTCCGGCGTCTACCGGGAGACTGTCGTGCCCGCCAACTCCGGCGCGCCAGGCCAACCTGTCACCTTCCAGCCGGATGGAGACGCCGAGGTCACGGTCAGCGGAGCCGACCTGGTCGACGGCGGCTGGACCGTGTACAGCGGCCAGATCTACCAGAAAGCCATCGCCCTGCCGCTCACAGGCTATGGTGAGCAGATCACCGACAACGAGACGCTCTTGGCCAATCAGGTGTTCGTCGGCGGCAGGATGATGATTGAGGCCCGGTGGCCGAATCTGGCCGATTCAGATGACCTGTTGAACCGGGCGGATTTCCGCCCCATCGCAAAGGACGCCTGGACGGCCAGGACGGGCGGCACCGCAATACTCCGGGATGCGGATATCCCGGAGATTCCCGGCGGCTGGGCCGGGGGCACCATCTGGTACATCGGCTGGTACGCTCCCTCGACCAGCACGATCACCGGCTCATCGGCCGGGCAGATCGAGTTTTCTTCGACGGCCTCGGAGCGGTTCCGCGACTTCTACTACCTGACGGGAAAGCTGGGCGCGCTGGATGCCGAGAAGGAGTGGTTCTACGGCGGGAGCAAGCTGTATCTCTGGGCGCCGGGCGGAGGCGCGCCGAAGAACGTTGAGGTCAAGCGGCGGAACTACGCCTTTGACCTCAGCGGAAAATCGAACATCACGATCAGGAATCTCGACGTGTTTGCGGCCACGATCACGACGGACGCCACGAGCGCCGACATCACGCTGGACGGGCTCAGGGCCAAGTATATCAGCCACTTCGTGACCCTGCCGGCAAAGGACGTGATCTATTCCCACTCCGATGACAGCGGCATCCGGCTGATGGGTTCAAACAGTGTCATTCGGAACAGTATCGTCGAATACAGCGCGGGGCATGGGATCGTGCTGGGGGGTGAGGGGTGCGTGGCCGACAACAACCTGATCCATGACATCTCCTATGGTGGAACATACTGCTGCGCCATCTTTCCCGCGCCCGGCAACGCGCGGCAGACGATCACGGGCAATACCATCTATCGCACCGGTCGGTCGGGTATCGATGGCGTCTACAGCAACAAGGAGATCGCCTACAACGACATATACGAGTTCGGGCTGCTCAACACCGACCTGGGCGCCATCTATTCGGCCCGGAATGCGGACCTGACCGGCACGCGCATCCACCACAACTGGCTCCACGACGCCGGCAACGACGCCAGCCACCCTTTCCCGGTCGGGGCGGCGATCTACTTCGATCAGAACGCCAAGCCGGCGCAGATCGACCACAACGTGTTCTGGAACAACCACATGAACGATGTGCGGCTGGAACAGGCCAAGTCTCCGTTTCACCGGGTCTTCAACAACACCATGGCGTCCACGGACGCCAAATACTGGTTCGCTTTCCATTCCTATCCCGGCGGCAGTCCCGAGAACCTCAATAACAACATCTACCGCACGCTGATCAAACCCGACAAGCCGGGAACCAACGAAATGACCGCCGCGACGGATCCGAGGTTCACAAACGCCGGCGCGGGAGGGTTGAAGTTCAGGCTGCGACCGGACTCGCCGGCCATCGACCGCGGGGCGGTGATCCCATGCGTGACCGACGGATATGTTGGCAGCGCTCCCGATATAGGCGCCTACGAGTATGGAGGGGAAGAATGGGTGACCGGATGTGCAGACGAGTTATTGTCCGAAGTCGTGTTCTTGAAGAACTGA
- a CDS encoding Gfo/Idh/MocA family protein — protein MGPQRTHRRTFLKQTAATAAGTLGLPYLVRSPALGNSQTSPASERITVGAIGMGAQGQYDMKVVMRDPGVQVVAICDVSEGGSGYPTWYGTDKGGRRYAKQAVEEYYAQKAPSGSYKGCDVYTDFRDLLARQDIDAVIIGTPDHWHAIMAIEAARNGKDIYCEKPLSLTIGEARAMVNAVRRYDRVFQTGSQQRSESGFRFACELVRNGYIGEIKSVIANIGGPSGPCDLPGQPTPDFLDWDLWLGPAPWRPYNEKLHPARWRSFWDYSGGGMTDWGAHHFDIAQWGLGMDHTGPVEVIPPDGKDIKVLTFRYANGVTLTRDQANGVLFTGTEGKIEVNRGYLKTWPESLQQVQLGPDKVHLYESDNHHADWLNAIRTRTKPICDVEIGARSVTICHLGNIAYWLGRPLKWDPVSEVFPGDEEANRMLDRAQRAPWHLA, from the coding sequence ATGGGACCACAACGCACACACCGCAGAACCTTTCTGAAACAGACCGCCGCGACAGCCGCGGGGACGCTGGGGCTTCCCTACCTCGTGCGATCGCCCGCCTTGGGCAACAGCCAGACCTCGCCGGCCAGTGAGCGGATCACCGTCGGCGCCATCGGCATGGGGGCCCAGGGACAGTACGACATGAAGGTCGTCATGCGGGACCCCGGCGTGCAGGTCGTCGCGATCTGCGATGTCAGCGAGGGCGGCTCGGGCTATCCCACCTGGTACGGTACGGACAAGGGCGGGCGGCGGTACGCCAAGCAGGCGGTGGAGGAATACTACGCCCAGAAAGCCCCCTCCGGCAGCTACAAGGGCTGCGACGTCTACACCGATTTCCGCGATCTGCTGGCCCGCCAGGACATCGACGCGGTCATCATCGGCACACCCGACCACTGGCATGCGATCATGGCCATCGAGGCCGCCCGCAACGGCAAAGACATCTACTGCGAGAAGCCCCTGTCCCTCACCATCGGCGAGGCCCGCGCCATGGTCAACGCCGTCCGGCGCTACGACCGCGTCTTCCAGACCGGCAGTCAGCAACGATCCGAAAGCGGATTCCGTTTCGCCTGCGAGTTGGTCCGCAACGGGTATATCGGCGAGATCAAATCCGTCATCGCCAACATCGGCGGCCCCTCCGGCCCGTGCGACCTGCCGGGACAGCCGACGCCGGACTTCCTGGACTGGGACCTGTGGCTCGGACCCGCGCCGTGGCGGCCCTACAACGAGAAACTCCACCCCGCGCGGTGGCGCAGCTTCTGGGACTACTCCGGCGGCGGGATGACCGACTGGGGGGCCCACCACTTCGACATCGCCCAGTGGGGGCTGGGGATGGACCACACCGGTCCGGTCGAGGTCATTCCACCCGACGGCAAAGACATCAAGGTGCTCACGTTCCGCTACGCCAATGGCGTCACCCTGACCCGCGACCAGGCGAACGGCGTGCTGTTCACCGGCACCGAAGGCAAGATCGAGGTCAACCGGGGGTACCTCAAAACGTGGCCCGAAAGCCTCCAGCAGGTGCAACTCGGCCCGGACAAGGTCCACTTGTACGAAAGCGACAATCACCATGCCGACTGGCTCAACGCCATCCGCACCCGCACCAAACCCATTTGCGATGTCGAGATCGGCGCCCGTTCCGTCACGATCTGTCACCTGGGGAACATCGCCTACTGGCTCGGACGTCCCCTGAAGTGGGACCCTGTCAGTGAGGTCTTCCCCGGCGACGAGGAGGCCAATCGCATGTTGGACCGGGCGCAACGAGCCCCATGGCATCTCGCATGA
- a CDS encoding LuxR C-terminal-related transcriptional regulator, producing the protein MDEALDQINPWPSNAVMQLTPVATTVLQHILKGRTNRQIAEALRRSPRTIEVHRRHIMRKLGASTIVDLIRAASARGLGPMTNISTEESV; encoded by the coding sequence ATGGACGAAGCTCTGGATCAAATCAACCCCTGGCCCAGCAATGCCGTGATGCAATTGACTCCTGTGGCGACCACAGTGCTTCAGCATATCCTGAAAGGCAGAACGAACCGGCAGATTGCCGAGGCGCTCCGCCGTTCGCCCAGGACCATCGAAGTCCACCGGCGGCACATCATGCGCAAGCTGGGCGCCTCCACGATCGTCGACCTGATCAGGGCCGCCTCCGCCAGAGGACTTGGCCCAATGACGAACATATCTACCGAGGAGAGCGTGTGA